CGTTGACGAGGCATCCCACGGTCACTGCGTCCGCGTTCTCCACGCTGCATGCGTTGAGCGGCGGACGTGCAACGCTTGGCATCAGTGTCGGAGACAGTGCGCTGAAGGCCATGAATCTAGAGATAGCGAAGATGGCCGAGCTGGCCGATACGGTGGTGAAGATCCGCGCGTTGCTCGGGGGGCAGTCGGCTTCGTTTTCGGGAGAGGATCAGGCGAAACTGATCTTCGGCAACGTGGATATTCCGATCTATGTCGCAGCCACAGGCCCCAAGATGCTGAAGATGGCCGGAGCGATGGCGGACGGCGTTATCCTCATGAACGGTGTTGCGCCCGAGCTGATCGAGGCGGCGATTGCGCTGGTGCGCGAAGGAGAGCGCGAAGCCGGTCGGCCGAACGGAGAGACAAAGATGGTGGTGTGGGCGGCCTGTCACCCGTCCTTCGACGCCGTCAAGTATAACGTCGCAAGGGCAATCCTTCGCAACATTCCGGGCCCCATGGATGAGCTCACAAGGACGACGGCCGCCAAGGTAAGGGAAGCATACAACTACGAACAGCACGGGCGGTCGGAAGCGGAGTTCGGCAAGATCGTTCCCGACGCAATCGTCACGCGCTACGCGTTTGCGGGTGACCCTTCGATGATCAAAGGCCAGATTGAT
This genomic interval from Bradyrhizobium sp. NP1 contains the following:
- a CDS encoding LLM class flavin-dependent oxidoreductase; protein product: MKISLGVYPNETPAQIIDSAKLAEKVGFDTLWMLDSHLLFREVYTMLGALSVSTTKLRFGTAVTNPLTRHPTVTASAFSTLHALSGGRATLGISVGDSALKAMNLEIAKMAELADTVVKIRALLGGQSASFSGEDQAKLIFGNVDIPIYVAATGPKMLKMAGAMADGVILMNGVAPELIEAAIALVREGEREAGRPNGETKMVVWAACHPSFDAVKYNVARAILRNIPGPMDELTRTTAAKVREAYNYEQHGRSEAEFGKIVPDAIVTRYAFAGDPSMIKGQIDALAPLGVDEVVLAIPVAPEIKSRNDVMQELTPIISN